In Oscillospiraceae bacterium, a genomic segment contains:
- a CDS encoding EpsG family protein: MSPYLIVYGFLLIFAAIAFLKKKDYNLFFIASAVVLTLFLALRYGQGSDYFAYMRLYEEAPGGIISIQNFWGKNENVEIGWKLLEAVFQAIKAPFWVFIGAIGAASMLLLVRFAVKCCPGARTFALLLAYPTLYLTYLVSGIRQGLTICVFLGLMLPFLLEKKYWQYFAVGIACLFIHKASFIVLFAPIVLFLSQKAVWWILSGCAAAGVVVGIPFVSELLQNIAFALGKRYTFNGITDISWIALAERLVTFAVIAFVYWKYKRENEDKTADLVFKIYCYGLGVYLLLMSAPMIASRMMFPLKMAEIMLAGIFIVKMPKWRYPVFLFFVALTAVMTWKNIGSYIDQGIYNCKIVNYPYVTVLQNQETIFEWRDPQGISDTVIDRKLAQSIGVPEQYLPEEKEEIQ, encoded by the coding sequence ATGAGTCCGTATCTGATTGTCTATGGCTTTTTATTGATCTTTGCAGCAATCGCATTTTTAAAAAAGAAGGATTACAACCTCTTTTTTATAGCGTCAGCTGTGGTATTGACGTTATTTTTGGCGCTTCGTTACGGCCAAGGCAGTGATTATTTTGCCTATATGCGTCTGTATGAAGAAGCGCCGGGCGGCATCATCTCCATTCAAAACTTTTGGGGTAAAAACGAGAACGTTGAAATCGGATGGAAACTGCTTGAGGCCGTTTTTCAAGCGATAAAAGCGCCGTTTTGGGTTTTTATCGGTGCGATCGGCGCCGCTTCGATGCTGCTGTTGGTCCGGTTCGCCGTGAAATGCTGTCCCGGTGCGCGTACGTTTGCGCTGCTGCTGGCCTACCCGACCCTGTATCTGACCTATTTGGTTTCCGGCATCCGGCAGGGACTGACGATCTGTGTGTTTTTAGGATTGATGCTGCCGTTTTTACTTGAGAAGAAATATTGGCAGTATTTTGCGGTCGGCATCGCCTGCCTTTTTATTCATAAGGCCTCGTTTATCGTCCTGTTTGCTCCGATTGTGCTCTTTTTAAGTCAAAAGGCGGTCTGGTGGATTTTGAGCGGGTGTGCGGCAGCCGGGGTTGTGGTCGGTATTCCGTTTGTCAGTGAGCTGCTCCAAAACATCGCATTTGCCCTCGGAAAGAGATATACTTTCAACGGAATTACGGATATCAGCTGGATCGCACTGGCCGAACGACTGGTCACATTCGCGGTGATTGCCTTTGTCTATTGGAAATATAAAAGAGAAAACGAAGACAAAACAGCAGATTTGGTATTTAAAATTTATTGTTACGGGCTCGGGGTCTATCTGCTGCTGATGTCGGCGCCGATGATCGCCAGCCGTATGATGTTTCCGCTCAAGATGGCCGAGATCATGCTGGCCGGAATATTTATCGTAAAAATGCCCAAATGGCGGTATCCCGTCTTTTTGTTCTTTGTCGCACTGACTGCGGTGATGACCTGGAAGAATATCGGCAGCTATATTGACCAGGGGATTTATAATTGTAAAATCGTCAATTACCCCTATGTCACTGTTTTGCAGAACCAAGAGACCATTTTTGAATGGCGCGATCCGCAGGGAATTTCGGATACTGTTATTGACCGAAAACTTGCGCAGTCAATCGGTGTTCCGGAACAATATCTCCCTGAGGAAAAAGAAGAGATCCAGTGA
- a CDS encoding acetolactate synthase: MLKQLSVFLENKAGSVCEVAELLQKKNIDVVALCIADTAKFGILRMVVSDPDAAVELLRGQGHTVSLTDVLIVGIENKPGGMLPVLRVLNEAGVGIEYMYAFVGKTKDAFMVLRVENPGTVADILTAKGITCADQSIIG; encoded by the coding sequence ATGTTGAAACAGCTATCGGTATTTTTGGAAAACAAGGCCGGCAGTGTCTGCGAGGTGGCGGAACTGCTGCAGAAAAAGAACATTGACGTTGTGGCTCTCTGCATCGCGGACACCGCAAAATTCGGCATCTTGCGCATGGTTGTCAGCGACCCCGACGCGGCGGTCGAACTGCTGCGCGGGCAGGGGCACACCGTTTCGCTGACCGACGTTTTAATCGTCGGTATCGAGAACAAACCCGGCGGAATGCTGCCGGTTCTGCGGGTATTGAACGAAGCAGGCGTCGGTATCGAGTATATGTATGCCTTTGTCGGAAAGACCAAGGACGCCTTTATGGTGCTACGGGTCGAGAATCCCGGGACAGTCGCCGATATTCTGACGGCAAAAGGCATCACCTGTGCCGATCAGAGCATCATCGGTTAA
- a CDS encoding L-serine ammonia-lyase, giving the protein MNSLRHLYKIGRGPSSSHTMAPDKASRYFASEFPDADAYKCILYGSLAMTGKGHMTDLIIQNAFAPKPCEVIFDKKTTKLPHPNTFDLFAYQNGNEIGMRRVISIGGGSFHIVGEEAREPRQYYPENNFTEIIEACRKNELQIWEYVERIEGERVHNYLHEVWRVMQKAIDEGLATKGVLAGGLGVNRKANYLYNRRHENESPQTRENRIVCAYAFAVSEQNAGGGEVVTAPTCGASGVLPAVLKYMQQSNNFTDEDIIHALETAGVVGNVIKQNASISGAECGCQAEIGSACSMAAAAVAQLFGMSLDQIEYAAEVAMEHHLGLTCDPVAGLVQIPCIERNAVAAMRAINAFRIAEFLTETRKVSFDTVVKTMYETGKDLSKRYRETAEGGLAKYLKTKKRKM; this is encoded by the coding sequence ATGAATTCATTGCGGCATCTTTATAAAATCGGGCGCGGGCCGTCGAGTTCGCACACGATGGCGCCCGACAAAGCGTCGAGGTATTTTGCGTCGGAGTTTCCGGATGCGGATGCCTATAAGTGTATTTTATACGGCTCTCTCGCCATGACGGGCAAGGGGCATATGACCGATCTGATCATTCAGAACGCGTTTGCGCCGAAACCCTGCGAGGTCATTTTTGATAAAAAGACAACAAAACTACCGCACCCGAACACGTTTGATTTATTCGCCTACCAAAACGGCAACGAGATCGGGATGCGCCGGGTGATCAGCATCGGCGGCGGAAGCTTTCACATCGTCGGGGAAGAAGCCAGAGAGCCGCGCCAGTATTATCCCGAAAACAATTTTACCGAAATTATCGAGGCCTGCCGCAAAAATGAACTGCAGATTTGGGAGTACGTCGAGCGCATTGAGGGCGAACGTGTTCACAATTATCTGCACGAGGTCTGGCGGGTGATGCAGAAGGCCATCGACGAGGGATTGGCGACGAAAGGCGTTTTGGCGGGCGGACTCGGCGTGAATCGCAAAGCGAATTATTTATATAACCGCAGGCACGAAAACGAATCGCCGCAGACCCGCGAAAACCGGATTGTGTGCGCCTATGCCTTTGCCGTGAGCGAACAGAACGCGGGCGGCGGAGAAGTCGTGACCGCGCCGACCTGCGGCGCCAGCGGTGTGCTGCCGGCGGTATTAAAATATATGCAGCAATCCAACAATTTCACCGACGAGGACATCATCCACGCGCTGGAGACGGCGGGTGTGGTCGGCAATGTGATCAAGCAAAACGCCTCGATCAGCGGCGCCGAATGCGGATGCCAGGCCGAGATCGGCAGCGCCTGTTCGATGGCGGCCGCGGCGGTGGCACAGTTGTTCGGGATGAGTTTGGATCAGATCGAATATGCCGCCGAGGTGGCGATGGAACACCATCTGGGACTGACCTGCGACCCGGTGGCCGGATTGGTGCAGATCCCCTGTATCGAGCGCAATGCGGTTGCGGCGATGCGCGCCATCAACGCGTTCCGGATCGCCGAATTTTTGACCGAGACGCGCAAGGTGTCGTTCGACACGGTGGTCAAGACGATGTACGAGACAGGGAAAGACCTTTCGAAGCGTTACCGTGAGACCGCCGAGGGCGGTTTGGCGAAGTATTTAAAAACAAAGAAACGGAAAATGTAA
- the proS gene encoding proline--tRNA ligase translates to MAGNQNKVEAITSMEEDFTKWYTDICLKAELVDYTAVKGCVVLRPYGYAIWENITKILDGMFKATGHENVAMPLLIPESLLQKEKDHVKGFAPEVAWVTRGGLEPLEEPMCIRPTSETLFCEHFAHVLQSWRDLPMKYNQWCSVVRWEKTTRPFLRSREFWWQEGHTIHETPEEAVAETEQMLGVYAEFAEKSLMIPVTKGRKTDSEKFAGAEATYAVEAMMHDGKALQAGTSHYFGDGFSRAFGVTFTGRDNTLQYPHQTSWGVSTRLVGAIIMTHGDNNGLVLPPAVAPIQVVILPIAQHKPGVLEKAAELKERIAKFARVKVDGSDNSAGWKFAQYEMKGVPLRLEIGPKDIEKDQCVLVRRDNGEKLFVPLSDLETVIPKLLGELADGLYEKAKANLARRTVRCATMDEIMAHAEENLFVHASWCGDEACEDAMKEKAGLSSRCIPFGQDMPSDKCVVCGRPAKYEVIWGKAY, encoded by the coding sequence ATGGCGGGAAATCAGAACAAGGTCGAAGCAATCACCTCAATGGAAGAGGACTTTACCAAGTGGTACACCGACATCTGCCTGAAGGCAGAACTGGTAGACTACACGGCGGTGAAGGGATGTGTGGTGCTGCGACCGTACGGCTATGCGATCTGGGAGAATATTACGAAAATTCTCGACGGGATGTTCAAGGCCACCGGGCATGAGAACGTCGCAATGCCGCTGTTGATCCCCGAGAGCTTATTACAAAAGGAAAAAGACCATGTCAAGGGGTTTGCCCCCGAGGTGGCCTGGGTCACGCGCGGCGGTTTGGAACCGTTGGAGGAGCCGATGTGCATCCGCCCGACCTCCGAAACGCTGTTTTGCGAACATTTTGCACACGTTTTGCAGTCATGGCGCGACCTGCCGATGAAATACAACCAGTGGTGCAGCGTCGTGCGCTGGGAAAAGACCACGAGGCCGTTTTTGCGCAGCCGCGAGTTCTGGTGGCAGGAGGGCCATACGATTCACGAGACCCCCGAAGAGGCCGTCGCCGAGACCGAACAGATGCTCGGGGTGTATGCCGAATTCGCCGAAAAATCTCTGATGATCCCCGTGACCAAGGGCAGAAAAACCGACAGTGAGAAATTCGCCGGAGCCGAAGCGACCTATGCGGTCGAGGCCATGATGCACGACGGCAAGGCGCTTCAAGCCGGAACAAGCCACTATTTCGGCGACGGGTTCTCGCGCGCGTTCGGCGTGACCTTTACCGGCCGCGACAATACGCTGCAATATCCCCATCAGACCAGTTGGGGCGTCTCGACGCGGCTTGTCGGCGCGATCATCATGACCCACGGTGACAATAACGGGTTGGTTCTGCCGCCCGCGGTCGCTCCGATTCAGGTTGTGATTCTTCCGATCGCCCAACATAAACCGGGCGTGCTTGAGAAAGCCGCCGAACTTAAAGAGCGGATTGCGAAATTCGCGCGGGTCAAGGTTGACGGCAGCGACAACTCCGCCGGCTGGAAATTCGCCCAGTATGAGATGAAAGGCGTTCCGCTGCGGCTGGAGATCGGCCCGAAAGACATCGAAAAAGACCAATGCGTTCTGGTGCGCCGCGACAACGGCGAAAAGTTATTCGTGCCGCTGTCCGATTTGGAGACGGTCATTCCGAAACTGCTCGGTGAACTGGCAGACGGGCTTTATGAAAAAGCAAAAGCCAATCTTGCACGCCGGACCGTGCGCTGTGCGACGATGGATGAGATCATGGCGCACGCCGAGGAGAACTTATTCGTACATGCGTCGTGGTGCGGCGATGAGGCCTGCGAGGACGCAATGAAGGAGAAAGCGGGACTTTCGAGCCGCTGTATCCCGTTCGGGCAGGATATGCCGTCCGATAAATGCGTTGTCTGCGGCAGACCCGCCAAATATGAGGTCATCTGGGGTAAGGCGTATTAA
- a CDS encoding zinc-ribbon domain-containing protein produces the protein MPFCGKCGAEVPEGTKFCGVCGAEIAGGSAQQAAPTGAPVGAPVQTDDVKDVTENKWMGILAYFGPLVFIPMFAAKNSKFARFHTVQGFNLFLLWIAYTVLFSLLGLIKVTRYVWGVPYMGTPAIINILSVIVSLGITALAIIGIVFAAQGKKKELPVIGKLHILDSFMKPSV, from the coding sequence ATGCCATTCTGTGGGAAATGCGGAGCGGAAGTTCCGGAGGGAACCAAATTTTGCGGCGTTTGCGGTGCTGAGATTGCGGGAGGTTCGGCGCAACAGGCCGCACCGACAGGTGCCCCGGTCGGTGCGCCGGTTCAGACCGACGATGTCAAGGATGTGACCGAGAATAAATGGATGGGAATTTTGGCTTATTTCGGCCCGCTGGTATTCATTCCGATGTTTGCGGCAAAGAATTCAAAGTTCGCCAGATTCCATACGGTACAGGGATTCAATCTGTTTTTGCTTTGGATTGCTTACACGGTCTTGTTTAGTTTACTCGGACTGATCAAAGTCACCCGTTATGTTTGGGGTGTTCCTTATATGGGCACGCCGGCTATCATCAACATCCTCAGCGTGATTGTCAGTTTGGGCATTACGGCACTGGCCATCATTGGAATCGTATTTGCCGCTCAGGGAAAAAAGAAAGAACTTCCCGTTATCGGTAAATTGCATATTCTCGATTCGTTCATGAAACCCTCTGTTTGA
- a CDS encoding GNAT family N-acetyltransferase: MVIRRAEAGDCAEIARLLKIIAAQHGAGRPDLFDDSHGKYDTAGVTALLTDNAVFVAEGGNGILGYLIAKIKDQPKIAVRKAYRCVYIDDICVDPNGRKQGVGQALFEEAKKYALQNGCYNIELNVWEFNAGAKSFYERMGMSTQKRTMELILPK, encoded by the coding sequence ATGGTAATCAGAAGGGCGGAAGCGGGCGACTGCGCCGAAATCGCCCGGCTTTTAAAAATTATCGCGGCGCAGCACGGTGCCGGCAGACCTGATTTATTTGACGATTCGCACGGAAAATATGATACCGCAGGGGTTACGGCATTATTAACCGACAACGCGGTGTTTGTCGCCGAAGGCGGAAACGGTATTCTCGGCTATTTGATCGCCAAAATTAAGGATCAGCCCAAGATTGCGGTTCGAAAGGCCTATCGCTGCGTCTATATCGACGACATCTGTGTTGACCCGAATGGTCGGAAACAGGGCGTGGGGCAGGCATTGTTTGAGGAAGCAAAAAAATATGCGCTGCAAAACGGCTGTTATAACATTGAGCTGAACGTCTGGGAATTTAACGCAGGCGCAAAATCCTTTTATGAGCGGATGGGCATGTCGACGCAGAAGCGAACCATGGAGTTGATATTGCCCAAATAA
- the deoD gene encoding purine-nucleoside phosphorylase encodes MPIPTPHIEAKAGEIAKTVLMPGDPLRAKKLAETYLTDAVCYNQVRGMLGYTGYYKGKRVSVQGSGMGIPSIGIYSHELFNFYGVERIIRIGSAGAFDVSLDVGDIVLGMGACTNSNYATMFNLSGTFAPIADWNLLKAAADAAEKLGIKYKVGNIVSSDTFYGEDKKFSEGFRDMGVLAVEMEAAALYMNAAKAKKQALCILTISDCLFKEGNATSEQRQNAFTDMMEIALEIA; translated from the coding sequence ATGCCTATTCCGACACCACACATCGAGGCCAAAGCCGGTGAAATCGCAAAAACTGTGCTGATGCCCGGAGACCCGCTGCGGGCCAAAAAACTTGCCGAGACCTATCTGACCGACGCCGTCTGCTACAATCAGGTGCGCGGTATGCTCGGCTACACCGGTTACTACAAGGGTAAGCGCGTGTCGGTGCAGGGCAGCGGCATGGGAATTCCGTCCATCGGCATCTACTCGCACGAGCTGTTTAACTTTTACGGGGTCGAGCGGATCATTCGCATCGGCTCGGCGGGCGCTTTCGACGTCTCGCTCGACGTCGGGGACATCGTGCTCGGCATGGGCGCCTGCACCAATTCCAACTATGCGACGATGTTCAATCTTTCCGGTACTTTTGCACCGATTGCAGATTGGAATCTGTTGAAAGCCGCCGCAGATGCCGCTGAAAAACTCGGCATCAAGTATAAAGTCGGCAATATCGTATCGTCGGACACCTTTTACGGAGAGGATAAAAAGTTTTCCGAGGGGTTCCGCGATATGGGTGTGCTGGCCGTTGAGATGGAGGCCGCCGCGCTGTATATGAACGCGGCAAAGGCGAAAAAGCAGGCGCTGTGCATTCTGACGATCTCGGACTGCCTGTTCAAAGAGGGCAACGCCACCTCCGAACAGCGCCAGAACGCCTTCACCGATATGATGGAGATTGCGTTGGAGATCGCGTAA
- a CDS encoding indolepyruvate oxidoreductase subunit beta, giving the protein MNRNIVIAGVGGQGTLLASKILGQCALNLGYDVKVSEVHGMSQRGGSVVTYVRYGDEVASPLIENGQADILLAFEQLECLRWLPVLKPDGVAVMSEQKIAPMPVITGVEQYPENIAKTIRGYGVKLYSCDALKIAEELGNIKAVNVVLIGLLAKHSDIPKEEFIKAIEQTVKPQFVKLNLAAFERGYTSGI; this is encoded by the coding sequence ATGAACAGAAATATTGTAATCGCGGGTGTCGGCGGACAGGGCACATTGCTCGCAAGTAAGATTTTAGGCCAGTGCGCCTTAAATTTGGGATATGACGTCAAGGTCAGCGAAGTCCACGGCATGTCGCAGCGCGGCGGCTCGGTGGTCACTTATGTGCGGTACGGCGACGAGGTCGCTTCGCCGCTGATCGAGAATGGGCAGGCCGATATTTTATTGGCGTTTGAACAGCTCGAGTGCCTGCGGTGGCTTCCGGTTTTGAAACCGGACGGCGTCGCGGTGATGAGCGAACAGAAAATCGCGCCCATGCCGGTCATCACCGGCGTTGAGCAATACCCCGAAAACATCGCAAAGACCATTCGCGGCTACGGTGTGAAGCTCTATTCCTGCGACGCGCTCAAAATCGCGGAAGAACTCGGCAACATCAAGGCGGTCAACGTGGTGCTGATCGGACTGCTGGCCAAGCACTCGGACATCCCGAAAGAGGAATTTATCAAGGCCATCGAACAGACCGTCAAACCGCAGTTTGTCAAACTCAACCTCGCCGCATTTGAGCGCGGTTATACAAGCGGAATTTAA
- a CDS encoding FAD:protein FMN transferase, giving the protein MKMIRKTAVCLAAFLLLTLGLGGCQISQEPETRTVFAMDTVITLTAYGENAGKALDAAVQKLNDYDLLLDVDSGDIGAVNENAGEFVGVSEEVYKLLSDCVEFSRQTDGAFDLTVGRYINLWGFRSQTRVPSDEEIAEAAEFVGWEQIELADGKVKIPEGMQLDLGAVAKGFVAGKLKELLTEYGIESAILSLGGNVTTLGEKPDGSQFVVAIRDPNDPDAYLDTVNVSDTAVVTSGSYMRYFDVDGVRYHHIIDPETGKPADSGLVSVTVICTDDTAADAYATAFFVMGAEKTSEFLKDRPEINVIMVETNGEIIRVN; this is encoded by the coding sequence ATGAAAATGATACGGAAAACGGCGGTCTGTCTGGCCGCTTTTTTGCTTTTGACGCTCGGACTTGGCGGCTGTCAAATTTCGCAGGAGCCGGAAACTCGCACGGTGTTCGCCATGGATACCGTGATTACCCTGACGGCTTACGGGGAAAACGCCGGGAAGGCGCTCGATGCCGCAGTGCAAAAACTCAACGATTATGACCTGTTGCTTGACGTAGACAGCGGCGACATCGGCGCTGTCAACGAGAATGCGGGAGAATTTGTCGGGGTCAGCGAGGAAGTTTATAAGCTTTTATCTGACTGCGTAGAGTTTTCACGCCAAACGGACGGGGCTTTTGACCTCACGGTCGGCAGATATATCAATTTATGGGGATTCCGGTCACAGACCCGTGTGCCGTCTGATGAGGAAATTGCAGAGGCGGCGGAGTTTGTCGGGTGGGAGCAGATTGAATTGGCGGACGGCAAGGTGAAAATTCCCGAGGGGATGCAGCTCGATCTCGGCGCGGTGGCCAAGGGATTTGTTGCGGGAAAATTGAAAGAACTGCTGACCGAATATGGGATTGAAAGCGCGATTTTATCGCTGGGCGGCAATGTGACCACGCTCGGAGAAAAGCCGGACGGTTCGCAGTTTGTTGTCGCCATCCGTGATCCCAACGATCCCGATGCTTATTTGGATACGGTCAATGTGTCGGACACTGCGGTTGTGACCTCGGGCAGTTATATGCGTTATTTTGATGTGGACGGCGTGCGCTATCACCATATCATTGACCCCGAGACCGGTAAACCCGCAGACAGCGGATTGGTCTCGGTCACCGTGATCTGTACGGACGACACCGCAGCAGATGCCTATGCGACCGCATTTTTTGTCATGGGCGCAGAAAAGACGTCCGAATTTTTAAAAGACCGGCCCGAAATTAATGTGATTATGGTTGAAACCAACGGAGAAATCATACGAGTCAATTAA
- a CDS encoding cytidine deaminase, with protein MDYSSLVTSAFEARKNAYVPYSKFAVGAALLTADGRIYLGCNIENVTLTPTVCAERTAFFKAISEDVREFAAIAVVGGLVDLGERQVDFCTPCGVCRQVMVEFCGPDFKIVTARSRDDWREYTLDQLLPEASKPKF; from the coding sequence ATGGACTATTCATCTTTGGTGACATCGGCGTTTGAGGCGCGAAAAAACGCCTATGTGCCGTATTCGAAATTTGCCGTCGGGGCGGCGTTATTGACTGCCGACGGGCGGATTTATTTGGGCTGCAACATTGAAAATGTCACCCTGACCCCGACCGTCTGCGCCGAGCGGACCGCTTTTTTCAAGGCGATCAGCGAGGATGTCCGCGAATTTGCGGCGATTGCCGTTGTGGGCGGGCTGGTTGACCTCGGAGAGAGGCAGGTGGATTTCTGCACACCCTGTGGGGTCTGCCGTCAGGTGATGGTCGAGTTCTGCGGACCCGATTTTAAAATTGTCACTGCGCGTTCAAGGGACGATTGGCGGGAATATACATTGGATCAATTGCTGCCGGAGGCCTCAAAACCGAAGTTTTAA
- the nadA gene encoding quinolinate synthase NadA: MTVNEMQERIRKLKAGKGICVLAHSYQGREITEVADYSGDSYQLSVMAAKTNAKTVIMCGVRFMAETVKILSPDKTVYLANPTAGCPMAEQMDKELIEGVKNQFPDYAVVCYINTTAELKTVCDVCVTSSCAVKVCSRIPNKNILFIPDCNLGKFVADQLPEKNFKLLQGGCPVHAAITLRDVEAAKKAHPNALLLVHPECVPAVAAAADYVGSTSRIFHDAREFIIGTENSIAEHLQYDYPNKRFYTLSKNLICENMKATTLPDLLACLEGVGGEEITLDPDTLKKARRCIDEMIRLSE; encoded by the coding sequence ATGACAGTCAATGAGATGCAGGAGCGCATCCGCAAGCTGAAAGCGGGAAAAGGAATCTGCGTACTTGCGCACAGCTATCAAGGCCGCGAAATTACCGAAGTCGCCGATTACAGCGGCGACTCTTATCAACTCAGTGTGATGGCGGCAAAAACCAACGCCAAGACCGTGATCATGTGCGGCGTGCGGTTTATGGCGGAAACGGTGAAAATTCTCTCGCCCGATAAGACCGTTTATTTAGCCAACCCGACTGCCGGATGCCCGATGGCCGAACAGATGGATAAAGAGTTGATTGAAGGCGTTAAAAATCAGTTCCCCGATTATGCGGTCGTTTGCTATATCAACACCACTGCCGAACTCAAGACCGTGTGCGACGTCTGCGTCACCTCGTCGTGCGCCGTCAAGGTCTGTTCGAGAATCCCCAACAAAAATATTTTGTTTATTCCCGACTGCAATCTCGGGAAATTCGTCGCCGACCAACTGCCGGAGAAAAATTTCAAGCTGCTGCAGGGTGGCTGTCCGGTGCATGCGGCCATCACGCTGCGCGATGTCGAAGCGGCCAAAAAAGCCCATCCCAACGCCCTGCTGCTGGTGCATCCGGAATGTGTTCCGGCGGTGGCTGCTGCTGCTGATTATGTCGGCTCAACTTCGCGCATATTCCATGATGCCCGAGAATTCATCATCGGCACCGAGAACAGCATCGCCGAACATTTGCAGTATGATTATCCGAACAAGCGGTTTTACACGCTTTCTAAAAACCTGATTTGTGAGAACATGAAGGCGACGACGCTGCCCGATCTGTTGGCCTGCTTGGAGGGCGTGGGCGGTGAGGAGATTACGCTCGATCCCGATACCCTCAAAAAGGCGCGCCGGTGTATTGACGAGATGATTCGGCTGAGTGAGTGA
- the iorA gene encoding indolepyruvate ferredoxin oxidoreductase subunit alpha, translating to MSESNEKRLFLGNEAVARGLYEAGCKVVSSYPGTPSTEITEYAAEYDEIYCEWAPNEKVAAEVAIGASFGGARAFCGMKHVGLNVAADPIFTASYTGVGGGLVIGVADDPGMHSSQNEQDSRHYAVAAKLLMLEPADSAECRDFAKTAFDLSEQFDTPVVLRLTTRISHSRTPIESGERVEVALKPYEKNAAKRVMVPANSRMRHIAVEQRMKALVDFAETTPLNKIEKGGKIGIITSGITYQYAKEALGDKASYLKLGVVNPLPVELIKKFASSVDELYVLEELDDVIETHCVKIGVACKGKELFSLCGEYTANAIKKVILDEEVKTLEAHKVPNRPPVLCPGCPHRGIFHVLSSMKLYVSGDIGCYSLGAAPPLAAMDSIVCMGASISALHGFNVARGDEFSKRAVAVIGDSTFMHSGMTGLCDIAYNKGISTVLILDNRITGMTGHQPNPLTGRTIKGEPTVEADLELLCKAFGIKRVRTVDPFDLEGCKTALTEELAAAEPSVIIVRRPCVLLKEVKLLPPVKILPDKCKKCKACLKLGCPAIVNGPDGPYIDQTLCTGCGLCKSVCKFDAIV from the coding sequence ATGAGCGAATCGAACGAGAAAAGATTATTTTTAGGCAACGAGGCGGTCGCCAGAGGGCTTTATGAGGCCGGATGCAAGGTCGTATCCAGCTATCCCGGCACGCCCAGCACCGAGATCACCGAGTATGCCGCCGAATACGATGAAATTTACTGCGAATGGGCACCGAATGAGAAGGTCGCGGCGGAGGTCGCCATCGGCGCTTCGTTCGGCGGAGCGCGCGCGTTCTGCGGCATGAAGCACGTCGGCCTTAACGTGGCTGCTGACCCGATTTTCACCGCGTCGTATACCGGCGTGGGCGGCGGGCTTGTCATCGGCGTGGCCGACGACCCGGGCATGCACTCGTCCCAGAATGAACAGGATTCGCGCCATTATGCAGTTGCGGCGAAACTTTTGATGCTCGAACCGGCGGACTCCGCCGAGTGCCGTGATTTTGCCAAAACGGCTTTTGATCTCTCCGAACAGTTTGACACGCCGGTCGTTTTGCGTCTGACCACGCGTATTTCCCACTCCCGTACCCCCATTGAATCGGGTGAGCGGGTGGAAGTTGCGCTGAAACCCTATGAAAAAAACGCCGCGAAACGGGTGATGGTGCCGGCCAACAGCCGCATGCGCCATATCGCCGTCGAGCAGCGCATGAAAGCGTTGGTTGATTTTGCTGAGACCACGCCGCTCAACAAGATTGAAAAAGGCGGAAAGATCGGCATCATCACCTCCGGCATCACTTATCAATACGCCAAAGAGGCGTTGGGCGACAAGGCCAGCTATTTGAAACTGGGCGTCGTCAACCCGCTGCCGGTCGAACTGATTAAAAAATTCGCCTCAAGCGTCGATGAATTATATGTGCTTGAAGAACTCGACGACGTGATCGAGACCCACTGCGTCAAGATCGGCGTCGCCTGCAAGGGCAAGGAACTGTTTTCGCTGTGCGGCGAATACACCGCCAATGCGATTAAAAAGGTTATTTTGGACGAAGAAGTCAAGACGCTTGAGGCGCACAAAGTGCCGAACCGTCCGCCGGTGCTGTGCCCCGGCTGCCCACACCGCGGTATCTTCCATGTGCTGTCGTCGATGAAACTCTATGTCAGCGGCGACATCGGATGTTATTCACTCGGGGCCGCGCCGCCTTTGGCCGCGATGGACAGCATCGTCTGCATGGGCGCGTCGATTTCGGCTTTGCACGGCTTTAACGTCGCGCGCGGAGACGAGTTTTCCAAACGCGCCGTCGCCGTCATCGGCGATTCCACGTTTATGCACTCCGGCATGACCGGACTTTGCGATATCGCATACAACAAAGGCATTTCCACCGTTTTGATTCTCGACAACCGCATCACCGGCATGACCGGCCATCAGCCCAATCCGCTGACCGGCAGAACCATCAAAGGCGAACCGACCGTCGAGGCCGATCTCGAATTGCTCTGCAAAGCGTTCGGCATCAAGCGGGTGCGCACGGTCGATCCGTTCGACCTCGAGGGCTGCAAAACGGCGCTGACCGAGGAACTTGCGGCTGCGGAACCGAGCGTGATCATCGTCAGAAGACCCTGCGTGCTGCTTAAAGAAGTCAAACTGCTGCCGCCGGTGAAGATTTTGCCCGACAAGTGCAAAAAGTGCAAGGCGTGTCTGAAACTCGGCTGCCCGGCCATTGTCAACGGCCCGGATGGCCCGTACATCGACCAGACGTTATGCACCGGCTGCGGACTGTGCAAGAGCGTCTGCAAGTTTGACGCCATCGTTTGA